In Roseofilum casamattae BLCC-M143, the following are encoded in one genomic region:
- the psb28 gene encoding photosystem II reaction center protein Psb28 — MAEIQLTRGIKEQDVPEVRLTRAKDNSSGTATFIFTDPTVFKEGNTDEVTGLHMIDEEGEIVTREVNAKFFDGKPSIVEALYVMKGEAEWDRFMRFMERYAEENGLGFQSAGK, encoded by the coding sequence ATGGCAGAAATCCAGCTAACTCGAGGCATTAAAGAGCAAGATGTTCCTGAAGTCCGCCTGACTCGCGCTAAAGATAACAGCAGTGGGACTGCTACGTTTATTTTTACAGACCCAACGGTGTTTAAAGAAGGCAATACGGACGAAGTGACTGGATTGCACATGATTGATGAAGAAGGAGAAATTGTCACTCGCGAAGTAAACGCCAAATTCTTTGATGGTAAACCTAGTATTGTTGAAGCTCTTTACGTGATGAAAGGGGAAGCGGAGTGGGACCGGTTCATGCGGTTTATGGAGCGCTATGCCGAAGAGAATGGTCTCGGTTTCCAAAGTGCGGGTAAATAA
- a CDS encoding NAD-binding protein, with protein MSQPTQSPSTSSAKAHWDKFLVCGLGHLGQQCIIALKKFGVVVSAIEKQMPTEWELPSVAEILDELIIGDCRQPQILDRAGITVCRTVLIVTSNEEVNAHTALVVRQLNQNARIILRSSAKNLNDLLSDTLGNCFAGEPTEMTASAFGLAGLGEGILGFFNLDEQSIQIIAHKLKNNDPWCQRYLHELQTKKRCILFHLSNQFPATSSFHQWHPQQKLQAGDTLVYAQEVNKFTLNSSHHKAPYPLSSSQSNSPILLNLFRNLTEGWKRKLAQWQNTYGDRWRHMVIFQGIQSIAPICTIITIVLSIVGTFVFKSYYPDLSWLDAFYATAILLLGGYGDLFGNLEPAVKIPAWLQLFSFSLTLVGTAFVGVLYALLTEALLSYKFNLLRRSPPIPQQNHLIVVGLDRLGQQVANFLQNLDRSLVGITLNRDFDRALLPGIPIIIGNVQDALKQANLVEAKSAIVATENEMLNLEIALMVRRLNPEIHLAIGTYSQGLSQYLNHLLHNVQTIATYEVAAEAFAGAAFGENIISLLRYNNTTILVTEYQIEAIDTLHGHLISEVAYGYGVAVILHQTPGEYATLMPSDDIRLAVGDRIVVLSSIDGLKHIEQGTVQSDLRCWYVRINSASTEDSVFDGANTISRVSGYHLSASRDLMNNLPQILPKPLYLNQAERLIHQLRRSRVRAELVED; from the coding sequence ATGTCACAGCCGACCCAATCTCCATCAACATCTTCTGCGAAAGCCCATTGGGATAAGTTCTTAGTGTGTGGATTGGGTCATCTGGGTCAACAATGCATCATTGCCCTGAAAAAATTTGGAGTTGTGGTGAGTGCGATTGAAAAGCAAATGCCGACAGAATGGGAATTGCCTTCTGTAGCCGAGATCTTAGATGAATTAATTATCGGAGACTGTCGGCAGCCGCAAATTTTAGACCGGGCAGGGATTACTGTCTGTCGTACTGTCTTAATCGTCACCAGCAATGAAGAAGTCAATGCGCACACGGCCTTAGTGGTGCGCCAGCTCAATCAAAATGCGAGAATTATCTTGCGTTCTTCGGCTAAAAATTTAAATGATTTGTTAAGCGATACATTAGGGAACTGCTTTGCTGGAGAACCAACAGAAATGACAGCATCTGCATTTGGTTTAGCCGGTTTGGGAGAAGGAATCTTAGGTTTTTTCAACTTAGACGAACAGAGCATACAAATTATTGCTCATAAACTTAAAAATAACGATCCCTGGTGTCAGAGATATCTGCACGAGCTACAGACGAAGAAACGCTGTATTCTCTTTCACTTATCCAATCAATTTCCTGCTACCTCATCATTTCACCAATGGCATCCCCAGCAGAAACTGCAGGCTGGAGATACCTTGGTTTATGCACAAGAAGTTAATAAATTCACCTTAAATTCTTCCCATCACAAAGCACCGTATCCGCTGAGTTCATCTCAATCTAATTCTCCGATTTTACTCAATCTATTCCGGAATTTGACCGAGGGTTGGAAAAGGAAACTTGCGCAGTGGCAGAACACTTATGGCGATCGCTGGCGGCATATGGTAATCTTTCAGGGAATACAATCGATCGCCCCGATTTGTACGATAATTACCATCGTTCTCTCGATTGTGGGAACCTTTGTCTTCAAATCCTATTATCCCGATCTATCTTGGCTCGATGCTTTTTATGCCACGGCCATTCTGCTGCTGGGAGGTTATGGCGATCTGTTTGGTAACTTGGAGCCAGCAGTAAAAATTCCGGCTTGGCTGCAACTGTTTTCCTTCAGTCTAACTTTAGTGGGAACGGCATTCGTGGGAGTCCTCTATGCCTTACTCACTGAAGCGCTGCTCTCCTATAAATTTAACCTGTTGCGGCGCTCTCCTCCCATCCCACAACAGAACCATTTAATCGTAGTCGGTCTCGATCGCCTCGGTCAACAAGTGGCAAATTTTTTACAAAATCTGGATCGCTCTTTAGTGGGTATTACCTTAAACCGGGATTTCGATCGCGCCTTATTACCCGGTATTCCAATTATTATTGGTAACGTCCAAGATGCTCTCAAACAAGCCAACTTAGTCGAAGCGAAAAGCGCGATCGTTGCCACGGAAAATGAGATGCTCAATCTGGAAATTGCCTTGATGGTAAGACGCTTAAACCCAGAAATTCATTTGGCGATTGGTACCTACAGTCAGGGATTAAGTCAATATCTCAATCATTTGCTCCATAACGTACAAACAATCGCGACCTATGAAGTCGCAGCAGAAGCCTTTGCTGGAGCAGCCTTTGGCGAAAATATTATTAGCTTACTGCGCTACAACAACACGACAATTTTAGTGACTGAATATCAAATTGAAGCGATCGATACCTTACACGGTCATTTAATTAGCGAAGTCGCTTATGGATATGGAGTCGCAGTCATTTTGCATCAAACGCCTGGGGAATATGCGACTCTCATGCCTTCTGATGATATTCGATTGGCTGTGGGCGATCGCATTGTGGTCTTATCCAGCATTGATGGCTTGAAACATATCGAGCAGGGAACGGTGCAATCGGATCTGCGCTGCTGGTATGTTCGGATTAATTCTGCTTCTACAGAGGATTCGGTCTTTGATGGAGCCAATACTATTTCCCGAGTTTCGGGATATCATCTGAGTGCTTCCCGCGATTTAATGAACAATTTACCGCAAATCTTGCCCAAACCTCTATATCTGAATCAAGCCGAACGACTCATCCATCAACTTCGGCGATCGCGGGTTCGGGCAGAATTAGTAGAAGACTAA
- a CDS encoding pentapeptide repeat-containing protein — MDQTEIIDRYQAGQRDFRGLDLSGVNLCYADLSGIDLSRSNLAGANLFHVNFSHANLSYANLYQADLSCANLFLALLSGSNLVFANLSSAYLFNINLAHADLSGANLIFANLVQADLNGAYLLQASLSQANLSGANLSSADLSRANVSGANLIKANLTEANLYQTTLDRCNAAYAKFQGADFNETNLNDTHLIHAEGLNRDRLKSSGVLYQWQGLEFYSEAELSIAQALEEQSVLFYPNCKTVLDGEAEIEAYFLVIDEGKCGILQIVDNRELSQEKLGGDSQRDRIFKQYGITTIGVYTADSCENDPHHVVREFLSRLRHPE, encoded by the coding sequence ATGGATCAAACTGAAATTATAGACCGATATCAGGCCGGACAACGAGATTTTCGCGGTCTAGATTTATCCGGAGTAAATCTTTGTTATGCGGATTTAAGTGGTATCGATCTCAGCCGCAGCAACCTAGCTGGAGCGAATTTATTTCATGTCAATTTTTCCCACGCCAATCTGAGCTATGCCAATTTATATCAAGCAGATTTGAGTTGTGCAAATTTGTTCTTAGCTCTCTTGAGTGGGAGTAACTTGGTGTTTGCCAATCTCAGTAGCGCGTATTTATTTAATATTAATTTAGCTCATGCCGATCTTAGCGGAGCTAATTTGATTTTTGCCAATCTCGTGCAAGCCGACCTGAATGGAGCGTATTTACTGCAAGCCTCTCTATCTCAGGCAAACTTAAGTGGGGCGAACTTAAGTAGTGCCGATCTGAGTCGGGCCAATGTCAGTGGTGCCAATTTAATTAAAGCGAATTTAACTGAGGCAAACTTATATCAAACAACATTAGATCGATGCAACGCTGCTTATGCCAAATTTCAAGGAGCCGATTTCAACGAAACGAATTTAAACGATACCCATTTAATTCATGCTGAAGGGCTAAATCGCGATCGGCTGAAATCTTCTGGAGTGCTGTATCAATGGCAGGGATTGGAGTTTTACTCAGAAGCAGAATTATCGATCGCTCAAGCATTGGAAGAACAATCCGTTCTGTTCTATCCTAATTGTAAAACGGTATTAGACGGAGAGGCCGAAATCGAGGCTTATTTTTTAGTTATTGATGAGGGAAAATGCGGGATTTTACAAATTGTTGACAATCGGGAACTAAGCCAAGAAAAGCTAGGTGGAGATAGCCAGCGCGATCGCATATTTAAACAATATGGGATTACAACCATTGGCGTGTATACTGCAGACTCTTGTGAAAACGACCCGCACCATGTTGTTCGCGAGTTTCTTTCCCGCTTGCGCCATCCGGAATAA
- the ctpA gene encoding carboxyl-terminal processing protease CtpA, producing MVKRLISIGCLVLLVGAIAFGGWMAPAHALTAEQKLYNEVWRIVNRSYLDDTFNHQNWWFVRQKALKKPLRDRQETYKAIDKMLKSLGDPFTRFLPPNQYQSLQVSTSGELSGVGLQIALEPKTGVLMVIAPIAGSPAEAAGVQTGDRILTIDGRPTSKLTIEEAANRMRGSIGTLVMLTLEQRDGTRRTVEILRDRITLNPIVTQLRSLSSDPDAPAVGYIRLTQFNAYATREMARAIANLEEQGAVAYILDLRNNPGGLLTAGIEVARQWIDRGTIVYVVNRQGVLESFEASGTALTDAPLVVLVNGGTASASEILAGALQDSDRAQLLGETTFGKGLIQSLFDLSDGSGLAVTIAKYETPDGRDINQRGIEPNRMVPLGAIDREEIATETDPQYQAALELLRETTVHYPRES from the coding sequence ATTGTGAAGCGACTAATTTCGATAGGATGTCTGGTTCTCCTGGTTGGAGCGATCGCCTTTGGCGGATGGATGGCTCCAGCCCATGCTCTGACGGCAGAGCAAAAGCTTTACAATGAGGTTTGGCGTATTGTGAATCGCTCTTATCTGGACGATACGTTTAATCATCAGAATTGGTGGTTCGTGCGACAGAAGGCTCTGAAGAAGCCGTTGCGCGATCGCCAGGAGACTTATAAGGCGATCGATAAGATGTTGAAGAGTTTGGGCGATCCGTTTACTCGCTTTTTGCCGCCGAATCAATATCAGAGTTTGCAGGTGAGCACCTCTGGCGAGTTAAGTGGAGTGGGACTGCAAATTGCTCTGGAACCCAAGACTGGAGTGTTGATGGTTATTGCTCCGATCGCCGGATCGCCAGCGGAAGCAGCGGGAGTGCAAACTGGCGATCGCATTTTGACCATTGACGGACGGCCGACATCCAAGTTAACGATTGAGGAAGCAGCCAACCGGATGCGCGGTTCCATCGGCACTTTGGTAATGTTGACCTTAGAGCAACGAGATGGAACGAGACGAACCGTTGAGATCCTGCGCGATCGAATTACGCTGAATCCGATCGTCACTCAGTTGCGATCGCTCTCATCCGATCCAGATGCTCCCGCTGTTGGGTATATTCGCTTAACCCAGTTTAATGCCTATGCGACGCGGGAAATGGCTCGGGCGATCGCCAATCTGGAAGAGCAAGGAGCAGTAGCTTATATCCTCGATTTGCGTAATAATCCAGGAGGATTGCTGACGGCGGGTATTGAGGTGGCGCGGCAATGGATCGATCGCGGTACTATTGTGTATGTGGTGAACCGTCAAGGAGTGTTAGAAAGCTTTGAAGCCAGTGGAACAGCTCTGACTGATGCTCCTTTAGTGGTTCTCGTCAATGGCGGAACTGCCAGTGCTAGTGAAATTTTAGCAGGTGCTCTACAAGATAGCGATCGCGCTCAGCTTCTCGGAGAAACGACGTTTGGCAAAGGATTAATTCAATCCTTGTTCGATTTGTCCGATGGATCGGGATTAGCAGTAACGATCGCGAAATATGAAACTCCAGACGGCCGTGATATCAATCAGCGCGGTATCGAACCGAATCGTATGGTTCCCCTAGGAGCGATCGATCGTGAAGAAATTGCGACGGAAACCGATCCTCAATATCAAGCAGCCCTGGAACTTTTACGCGAAACTACCGTGCATTATCCTCGAGAGTCCTGA
- the petB gene encoding cytochrome b6, with product MFTKEVRESKTFQWFQERLEIQAISDDITSKYVPPHVNIFYCLGGITLVCFLIQFATGFAMTFYYKPTVAEAFSSIQYIMNEVSFGWLIRSIHRWSASMMVLMMILHIFRVYLTGGFKKPRELTWVTGVVLAVITVTFGVTGYSLPWDQVGYWAVKIVSGVPAAVPVVGDLVVELMRGGESVGQATLTRFYSLHIFVLPWSIAVFMLAHFLMIRKQGISGPL from the coding sequence ATGTTTACCAAAGAGGTAAGAGAATCAAAAACCTTTCAATGGTTTCAAGAACGTCTAGAGATCCAAGCTATCTCTGACGACATCACCAGCAAGTACGTCCCTCCTCACGTTAATATCTTTTATTGCCTCGGCGGGATTACCCTGGTCTGCTTTCTAATCCAGTTTGCCACTGGATTCGCCATGACCTTCTACTACAAACCTACAGTAGCCGAAGCATTCTCCTCCATTCAATACATCATGAACGAGGTAAGCTTCGGATGGTTAATTCGCTCCATCCACCGCTGGTCGGCCAGCATGATGGTGCTGATGATGATTCTGCACATCTTCCGAGTTTACCTTACCGGCGGCTTCAAAAAACCCCGCGAGCTAACTTGGGTTACCGGAGTTGTCTTGGCTGTTATTACCGTGACCTTCGGCGTTACCGGCTACTCTCTGCCTTGGGACCAAGTTGGATACTGGGCCGTTAAAATCGTAAGCGGCGTTCCTGCTGCTGTTCCCGTTGTCGGCGACCTCGTTGTCGAACTCATGCGCGGTGGGGAAAGTGTCGGTCAAGCAACCCTCACTCGCTTCTACAGCCTGCATATCTTCGTTCTTCCTTGGTCGATCGCCGTATTCATGCTGGCTCACTTCTTAATGATCCGCAAGCAAGGAATTTCCGGTCCTTTGTAA
- the petD gene encoding cytochrome b6-f complex subunit IV encodes MSIEKKPALSDPKLREMLAQGMGHNYYGEPAWPNDLLYTFPVVIVGTLGCIVALAVLDPAFIGEPADPFATPLEILPEWYFYPVFQILRTVPNKLLGVLMMASIPLGLILVPFIESVNKFQNPFRRPVATAIFLFGTLVTIWLGIGAALPIDTSLTLGLF; translated from the coding sequence ATGTCTATTGAAAAGAAACCCGCATTATCCGATCCCAAGTTACGGGAAATGCTCGCCCAAGGAATGGGTCATAACTACTACGGCGAACCTGCTTGGCCCAATGACCTACTCTATACTTTCCCCGTTGTAATCGTTGGAACTTTAGGCTGCATCGTTGCCTTAGCCGTTCTCGATCCCGCGTTCATTGGCGAACCTGCCGATCCGTTTGCAACCCCTCTGGAAATTCTTCCAGAATGGTATTTCTACCCCGTATTCCAAATCCTCAGAACCGTTCCCAACAAACTGCTGGGCGTTCTGATGATGGCTTCCATTCCCCTCGGATTAATTCTCGTTCCCTTCATTGAGAGCGTGAACAAGTTCCAAAATCCCTTTCGCCGTCCGGTAGCGACTGCGATCTTCTTATTTGGAACCCTGGTAACCATCTGGTTGGGCATCGGTGCTGCACTGCCAATTGACACCTCTTTAACCTTGGGATTGTTCTAA
- the mog gene encoding molybdopterin adenylyltransferase — translation MSIRIGIVTASDRASAGVYEDLSGKAIRDRLTEYLISPWEPVYKLIPDDRETIEQVLVSLIDEENCCLVVTTGGTGPAPRDVTPEATAAVCDKILPGFGELMRSVSLQYVPTAILSRQTAGIRGNGLIVNLPGKPKSIRECLDAVFPAIPYCLDLIGAPYLECNREQVKVFRPKPKS, via the coding sequence ATGAGTATTCGGATTGGTATTGTTACGGCTTCAGACCGCGCTAGTGCTGGAGTGTATGAAGATTTGTCAGGAAAAGCGATTCGCGATCGCTTAACAGAATATCTAATAAGTCCCTGGGAACCCGTCTACAAACTAATTCCCGACGATCGCGAAACCATCGAGCAGGTGTTAGTTTCCCTAATTGACGAGGAAAACTGTTGCTTAGTTGTCACGACTGGAGGAACCGGCCCCGCACCGCGAGACGTTACGCCAGAAGCGACTGCAGCTGTTTGCGATAAAATCTTACCGGGATTTGGCGAATTGATGCGATCGGTTTCTTTGCAATACGTTCCGACTGCCATCTTATCGCGACAAACTGCTGGCATTCGCGGCAATGGTTTAATTGTCAATCTTCCGGGAAAACCCAAATCGATTCGAGAATGTTTGGATGCGGTTTTTCCCGCTATTCCTTATTGTTTGGATCTGATTGGCGCGCCTTATTTAGAATGCAATCGGGAACAAGTAAAAGTCTTTCGCCCGAAGCCAAAATCTTAG
- the rsmA gene encoding 16S rRNA (adenine(1518)-N(6)/adenine(1519)-N(6))-dimethyltransferase RsmA, which yields MHKPRKIFGQHWLTNDKILNRIVKAAELTERDRILEIGPGMGMLTRPLIQNAGKVISVEIDRDLCQKLMKNFKSKTNFLLLQGDFLSLDIDALLLAFPEFQNPNKVVANIPYNITGPILEKLLGKIAKPVIPSYEKIILLVQKEVAQRIIAKPSTKAFGALSVRVQYLAECQLLFDVPAKNFFPPPKVDSAAIEIAPRPIENPANNPQHLQQIVALGFAAKRKMLRNNFKSIISTDSLIPLLEQLNINPQARAENLSINDWVALSNLLYGISQINERDRG from the coding sequence ATGCATAAACCCCGCAAAATTTTTGGCCAGCATTGGCTGACTAACGATAAGATTCTCAATCGCATTGTGAAGGCGGCTGAGTTAACCGAGCGCGATCGCATTTTAGAAATTGGTCCGGGAATGGGAATGCTCACTCGTCCTCTGATCCAAAATGCTGGAAAGGTTATCTCCGTAGAAATCGATCGCGATTTGTGCCAGAAGTTGATGAAGAATTTCAAATCCAAGACCAACTTTCTCTTGCTACAAGGAGATTTTTTATCTCTAGATATTGATGCTTTACTTTTGGCATTTCCTGAATTCCAAAACCCGAATAAAGTTGTTGCTAATATTCCCTACAATATTACGGGACCGATTTTAGAAAAACTTTTGGGGAAAATTGCGAAGCCAGTCATTCCCAGTTATGAGAAAATTATCTTATTAGTCCAAAAAGAAGTAGCGCAGCGAATTATAGCAAAACCGAGTACGAAAGCGTTTGGTGCTCTTTCCGTTCGAGTGCAATATTTAGCCGAATGTCAGCTACTCTTTGATGTTCCAGCAAAAAACTTCTTTCCACCTCCTAAAGTCGATTCAGCGGCGATCGAGATTGCGCCAAGGCCTATCGAAAATCCGGCAAATAACCCGCAACACTTGCAGCAAATTGTCGCTTTAGGATTTGCGGCTAAGCGGAAAATGTTGCGCAATAATTTTAAGTCGATTATTAGTACGGATAGCCTGATCCCTTTATTAGAGCAACTTAATATTAATCCGCAAGCTCGCGCCGAAAACTTAAGTATTAATGACTGGGTTGCTCTGAGTAATCTTCTGTACGGTATTTCTCAAATCAATGAGAGAGATAGAGGCTAG
- a CDS encoding HAMP domain-containing sensor histidine kinase, whose protein sequence is MLKNSKTQTISPRFRIPLPVVLVAPFVVQILLVVGLTGWFSLRNGQRAINQVSAQLRQEVTAGIERELSAYINNAYLVNEISREAVKLGLLDLENRDNVRAFLWSNLNNFDSITSLSFSYNDGGLLGIERSSDGFLLSRAEGQSDDVLKRYHLNESGERGELFSSVPDYDSRMQSWYESAVAAKEATWGGIYTYTNSQTLSSIVNQPVYDHEDRLLGVFSAEFQLSEISRFLRDLDISYGAEAFVLDRSGLLVASSTLERPFLVTYGTTLRIKAINSKDEVIQSSSEYLQRIFGDFDNLNSPQQLEFFIRGKRYFVQVTPLNNQRGIDWLIVVVVPEEDFMEEIDTNTWITIQLCLIALFISVFLGLITADWIIKSLNSLAQATERIARGHLTQHLPNSSLQEVERLSDSFNQMSEQLNHSFQALEQANETLEIRVQQRTQALQEEKEKTEEALQELQHTQAQLIQTEKMSSLGKMVGGVAHEINNPISFIYSNLPHAREYMEGLLALIHLYQKHYPEPNPEIEQQIDEIDLDFILDDFQELMDSMQNGSDRIQSIVLGLRAFARLDESEQKWADIKEGLENSLMVLQNKLHGIEVIENYEKVPNILCYAGELNQVFYQIIDNAIEAMLSADISKPRLLIETGYREPEKMVEIRISDNGKGMNEEVRSHIFDPFFTTKPVGKGTGLGLSISYQVIVEKQGGTLTCESAPSKGTTFLIELPLQSRRSKV, encoded by the coding sequence ATGTTAAAAAACTCCAAAACCCAGACTATTTCCCCTCGGTTTCGCATACCATTGCCCGTGGTATTAGTCGCTCCTTTCGTAGTACAAATTTTGCTAGTTGTTGGTCTGACTGGATGGTTTTCCCTACGCAACGGACAACGAGCAATTAACCAAGTGAGCGCCCAACTGCGGCAGGAAGTAACGGCAGGTATTGAGCGCGAGTTATCTGCTTATATTAATAATGCTTATTTAGTGAATGAAATTAGTCGAGAGGCAGTTAAGTTAGGATTATTGGATCTGGAAAATCGAGACAATGTTCGAGCCTTTTTGTGGAGTAATTTAAATAATTTTGATTCAATAACTTCTCTGAGCTTTAGTTATAATGACGGAGGACTATTGGGCATCGAGCGATCCTCAGATGGATTCCTGCTCTCTAGAGCTGAAGGTCAAAGCGATGATGTCTTGAAAAGATATCATTTAAATGAAAGTGGAGAACGAGGGGAGCTATTTTCATCAGTTCCAGATTATGATAGTCGCATGCAGTCTTGGTATGAAAGTGCGGTTGCGGCAAAGGAGGCAACCTGGGGTGGAATTTATACTTATACCAATTCGCAAACCCTGTCGAGTATCGTCAATCAACCCGTATACGATCATGAAGATCGGCTCTTAGGCGTGTTTAGTGCTGAGTTTCAGCTCTCCGAAATTAGTCGATTTTTACGCGATCTAGATATCAGTTATGGAGCGGAAGCATTTGTTTTGGATCGTTCGGGATTGTTAGTCGCTAGTTCGACCTTAGAACGGCCTTTTTTAGTAACCTACGGAACGACACTCCGAATTAAAGCAATTAACAGTAAGGATGAAGTCATTCAATCTTCTTCCGAGTATTTACAACGTATATTTGGTGACTTTGATAATTTAAATAGTCCGCAGCAGTTGGAGTTTTTCATACGAGGGAAACGATACTTTGTTCAAGTAACGCCACTTAATAATCAGCGAGGAATTGATTGGTTGATTGTTGTGGTTGTTCCAGAAGAAGACTTTATGGAAGAGATCGATACCAATACTTGGATTACAATTCAGCTATGCCTAATTGCTTTATTTATTTCTGTTTTTTTAGGATTGATAACTGCTGACTGGATTATTAAATCATTGAACAGTTTAGCTCAAGCAACGGAACGGATTGCTCGAGGTCATTTAACTCAGCATTTACCCAATTCTTCTTTGCAAGAGGTGGAGCGTTTAAGTGATTCTTTTAATCAAATGTCCGAGCAACTGAACCATTCATTTCAAGCTTTAGAACAAGCTAATGAAACTCTAGAGATTCGAGTGCAACAGAGAACTCAAGCCTTACAAGAGGAGAAGGAAAAAACAGAAGAAGCTCTACAGGAGCTGCAACACACTCAAGCACAGCTTATCCAAACCGAAAAAATGTCGAGTTTAGGTAAAATGGTTGGGGGAGTGGCTCATGAGATTAATAATCCAATTAGTTTTATCTACAGTAATTTACCTCATGCTCGAGAATATATGGAGGGGTTATTAGCTTTAATTCATCTTTATCAGAAGCATTATCCCGAACCCAACCCAGAAATCGAGCAACAAATTGACGAAATTGACTTGGATTTTATCTTAGATGATTTTCAGGAATTGATGGATTCGATGCAGAATGGATCGGATCGAATTCAAAGTATTGTTTTAGGATTACGTGCCTTTGCTCGCTTGGATGAATCGGAGCAGAAATGGGCTGATATTAAAGAAGGATTAGAGAATAGCTTGATGGTTTTACAAAATAAACTCCATGGAATTGAGGTGATTGAAAACTATGAGAAGGTTCCCAATATATTGTGCTATGCCGGAGAACTCAATCAGGTGTTTTATCAGATTATAGATAATGCGATAGAAGCAATGTTGTCAGCTGATATTTCCAAGCCAAGACTGTTGATTGAAACTGGATATCGGGAACCAGAAAAAATGGTTGAAATTAGGATTTCGGATAATGGAAAGGGAATGAATGAGGAGGTGCGATCGCATATTTTTGACCCATTCTTTACGACGAAACCTGTCGGTAAGGGGACGGGATTGGGTTTATCGATTAGCTATCAAGTTATTGTGGAAAAACAGGGAGGGACATTGACTTGTGAATCTGCACCTAGTAAAGGAACAACATTTTTGATAGAATTACCTCTACAATCAAGGAGATCGAAGGTTTGA
- a CDS encoding transporter substrate-binding domain-containing protein, with protein sequence MKSLKTFLSLSIITLLSILSISACGPRTLVMGTSADYPPYEFKDTTGAETEIVGFDIDLARAIASSLNVTLAIEDMNFDELIPALEKNRVDFVMAGLSPTPEREAKVDFTDIYYKASTIVLMPKSKRFQPPEELAGKRIGVQVSSTQADAAGKVPDIELVEFDKIGEIIQAVQGKTIDGAIIESTVARQYASANPDLDFSHPFDTGEEGSAIAFPKGSEYTQQFNRILQQLKQNGEIERLIQKWFD encoded by the coding sequence ATGAAATCCCTAAAGACGTTTTTGTCCCTCAGTATCATCACCTTACTGAGCATTTTATCGATCTCGGCTTGCGGCCCGAGAACCCTAGTTATGGGAACGTCTGCGGACTATCCTCCCTATGAATTCAAAGATACCACTGGGGCAGAAACCGAAATTGTTGGTTTTGATATCGATCTCGCTCGGGCGATCGCATCTTCACTTAATGTTACATTAGCTATTGAGGATATGAATTTTGATGAGTTAATTCCCGCATTGGAAAAGAACCGAGTCGATTTCGTCATGGCAGGATTATCCCCGACTCCGGAACGCGAAGCTAAAGTTGATTTCACCGATATTTATTACAAGGCAAGCACTATTGTCTTAATGCCTAAAAGTAAACGCTTTCAACCTCCGGAGGAGTTAGCTGGCAAGCGGATTGGGGTACAAGTCAGCTCGACTCAAGCCGATGCTGCAGGGAAAGTTCCTGACATTGAGCTGGTAGAATTTGATAAAATTGGGGAGATTATTCAAGCCGTACAAGGAAAAACCATAGATGGGGCAATTATTGAATCAACCGTTGCTCGGCAATATGCGTCAGCAAATCCCGATTTAGATTTTTCTCATCCATTTGATACTGGAGAGGAAGGCTCGGCGATCGCGTTTCCCAAAGGCTCGGAATATACTCAACAATTTAATCGTATTCTCCAACAACTCAAACAAAATGGAGAGATTGAACGGCTCATTCAGAAATGGTTTGATTAG